One window of the Bradyrhizobium sp. NP1 genome contains the following:
- a CDS encoding ABC transporter substrate-binding protein produces MRTAFWLAGATALALAGPAWAGDTIKIGFVSTFSGPTAVIGNDMRNSFELALDHLGRKMGGKPVEVIYEDDQQKPDVGKQKTEKLVQSDKVDFIAGYIWSNVLLASLKTAVDSQTFLISANAGPSQLAGELCSPYVFSTSWQNDQTPQAVGLYMNQKGVKSVFLIGPNYAAGKDMLAGLKSTFKGQVVGEEYTVWPSQLDFSAELTKARNSGAESIFVFYPGAAGVQFLNQYVQAGIKEKMPLYTAFTIDELSLPLQKENALGVPGAQEWVNDLPNDQNKKFVADYRKKYPGLRPTYYGAQAYDAAQLIDSAVIAVKGDTSKKDAMKAEMEKANFKSLRGPFKFGNNHIPIQNFYLQDVVKDADGQLSLKTVATIVKDDQDRFHDKCPMK; encoded by the coding sequence ATGAGGACGGCATTCTGGCTGGCGGGCGCAACCGCTCTGGCGCTGGCGGGGCCCGCATGGGCGGGCGACACCATCAAGATCGGCTTTGTCTCGACCTTCAGCGGGCCGACCGCGGTCATCGGCAACGACATGCGCAATTCCTTCGAGCTCGCGCTCGACCATCTCGGTCGCAAGATGGGCGGCAAGCCGGTCGAGGTGATCTACGAGGACGACCAGCAGAAGCCCGACGTCGGCAAGCAGAAGACCGAGAAGCTGGTGCAGTCCGACAAGGTGGATTTCATCGCCGGCTACATCTGGTCGAACGTGCTCTTGGCCTCGCTGAAAACAGCGGTCGACTCGCAGACCTTCCTGATCTCGGCCAATGCCGGGCCGTCGCAGCTCGCGGGCGAACTGTGCTCGCCTTACGTGTTCTCGACCTCCTGGCAGAACGACCAGACGCCGCAGGCCGTTGGCCTCTACATGAACCAGAAGGGCGTGAAGTCGGTGTTCCTGATCGGCCCGAACTATGCCGCGGGCAAGGACATGCTCGCCGGGCTCAAGAGCACCTTCAAGGGCCAGGTGGTCGGCGAGGAATATACGGTCTGGCCGAGCCAGCTCGACTTTTCCGCCGAGCTGACGAAAGCGCGCAACTCGGGCGCGGAGTCGATCTTCGTGTTCTATCCGGGTGCTGCCGGCGTGCAGTTCCTCAACCAGTACGTCCAGGCCGGCATCAAGGAGAAGATGCCGCTCTACACCGCCTTCACCATCGACGAATTGTCGCTGCCGCTGCAGAAGGAAAACGCGCTCGGCGTTCCCGGCGCCCAGGAGTGGGTCAACGACCTGCCGAATGACCAGAACAAGAAGTTCGTCGCGGACTACCGCAAGAAATATCCGGGACTGCGCCCGACCTATTACGGCGCGCAGGCCTATGACGCGGCGCAGCTCATCGACAGCGCGGTGATCGCGGTCAAGGGCGATACCTCCAAGAAGGACGCGATGAAGGCCGAGATGGAGAAGGCCAACTTCAAGTCGCTGCGCGGTCCGTTCAAGTTCGGCAACAACCACATCCCGATCCAGAACTTCTACCTGCAGGACGTGGTCAAGGATGCCGACGGCCAGCTCTCGCTGAAGACGGTCGCCACCATCGTCAAGGACGATCAGGACCGCTTCCACGACAAATGCCCGATGAAGTAG